The following are from one region of the Syngnathus acus chromosome 19, fSynAcu1.2, whole genome shotgun sequence genome:
- the pald1a gene encoding paladin isoform X3 gives MPVEFQWAAPEWACAGRSVGHGRSMGTTASAAPPPSPLEGVLGNGMADGRPSLGMSPFHTAGVHNNKAKSIITNKVAPVLITYNCKQEFQIHDDIHKSNYKVGRLSDALPEHYLVQGEFFMVQDVYSKADVLSTTGSFGAPNFRRVKGLYPLYGMGQPSLNGFKRVLQMLQAQGHEEVVFVCVREEPVVFLHKGDDFVPYTPRRKENLHENLHGLEKEEPVEMLELTVRKELHDFAKLNENIYYVYNDIEYLKGEPQKMAITCEEDIHVTEEVYKRPVFTMPAYSYYRLPLPVEGAPMEEDFDAFVNILRESPGLSLQRDMPPAPPALLFSCQVGVGRTNLAMILGALAINRLQGNLRPPSPIVEPAEALPEARPVFRIIQSLVARLPNGQQILEEVDQAIELCSQMHNIKEAIYENKSKLEGLGDDYQIQGNSTKEYFLSRTRQSLERYFYLIVFNAYLHEQYPQAFVSNFSQWMCRHTWLYRLLARMDLSELSASPELVTRGARVLVAGEYLAPDVLSTAKEMKALNFRRVPKMPVYGMAQPTSEAAGAVLAHLMDEKRKHSRVLWVNLQEELLVEANGQIFTPREPSRLDQHIAVPASDPLVIEKLEASLKDEILRAQKWLEVTLEQEKQMKMFKSVLTAQEVLVQHKKATPALSYKRVPLPDCAAPQEEDFDKLLDAMKSSLAEDSCSAFVFNCSNGKGRTTTAMVLSVLTLWHFNGFPEFPEDEIVSVPDAKYTKGEFQVVMQLVRLLPDGHRMKREVDMALDSVSETMTPMHYHLREIIVCTYRQVQEGGGGRLLLPEAFLKPAILIQRVPAGIEYRWRKRGICRQQSTLQTLLLFVQTLKMHP, from the exons ATGCCGGTGGAATTTCAATGGGCCGCCCCTGAATGGGCCTGCGCTGGCAGGAGCGTCGG CCACGGGCGGAGCATGGGTACGACTGCCAGTGCAGCTccgccgccgtcgccgcttGAAGGTGTCCTCGGCAACGGGATGGCCGACGGCAGGCCGTCGCTCGGCATGAGCCCCTTTCACACCGCCGGCGTGCACAACAACAAGGCCAAGTCCATTATCACCAACAAGGTCGCACCCGTGCTCATCAC gTATAACTGCAAGCAGGAATTTCAGATTCACGATGACATCCACAAGAGCAACTACAAAGTGGGACGGCTATCGGACGCCCTGCCCGAGCATTACCTGGTGCAG GGTGAGTTCTTCATGGTGCAGGACGTGTACAGCAAAGCGGACGTCCTCAGCACGACTGGCTCCTTCGGAGCCCCCAACTTCCGGCGGGTGAAGGGATTGTACCCGCTCTACGGGATGGGTCAGCCCAGCCTGAACGGATTCAAGCGGGTCTTGCAGATGCTCCAAGCGCAAGGACACGAG gaggttgtttttgtctgcgtGCGAGAAGAGCCGGTGGTCTTCCTGCACAAGGGCGACGACTTTGTCCCGTACACTCCCAGGAGGAAGGAGAACCTCCATGAGAATCTCCACGGACTGGAAAAGGAGGAGCCGGTGGAAATGCTGGAGCTTACCGTCAGGAAGGAG CTGCACGACTTTGCCAAGCTGAATGAAAACATCTACTACGTTTACAACGACATTGAGTACCTGAAAGGCGAGCCTCAGAAGATGGCGATCACATGCGAGGAGGACATCCACGTGACGGAGGAGGTTTACAAGCGGCCCGTGTTCACCATGCCGGCCTACAG CTATTACAGACTACCGCTACCTGTCGAAGGAGCGCCTATGGAAGAAGACTTTGATGCTTTTGTCAACATCCTCAGG GAGAGTCCCGGCTTGTCCCTGCAACGCGACATGCCACCCGCGCCCCCCGCGCTGCTCTTCAGCTGCCAGGTGGGCGTCGGCCGCACCAACTTGGCCATGATCCTGGGCGCCCTGGCCATCAACCGCCTCCAGGGCAACTTGCGCCCCCCGTCTCC AATTGTGGAGCCGGCGGAGGCCCTTCCGGAGGCCAGACCTGTTTTCCGCATCATCCAGTCTCTGGTTGCCAGGCTGCCAAATGGACAGCAAATCCTTGAGGAG GTGGACCAGGCCATTGAGCTGTGTTCGCAAATGCACAACATCAAAGAAGCAATATACGAGAACAAAAGTAAACTGGAGGGCCTCGGAGATGATTATCAGATCCAG GGAAACAGCACCAAAGAGTACTTCCTCAGCAGAACCCGGCAGAGCTTGGAGCGCTACTTCTACCTGATTGTGTTTAACGCCTACCTCCACGAACAG TATCCCCAGGCCTTCGTGTCCAACTTCAGCCAGTGGATGTGCCGCCACACTTGGCTCTACCGCCTGCTGGCCCGGATGGACCTTTCTGAGCTATCGGCGTCGCCTGAGCTGGTCACCAGAGGAGCCCGTGTCTTG gTGGCCGGCGAGTATTTAGCACCCGACGTCCTGAGCACCGCCAAGGAGATGAAGGCGCTCAACTTCAGACGCGTGCCCAAGATGCCCGTGTACGGAATGGCGCAGCCCACGTCCGAG gCGGCTGGAGCCGTGCTGGCTCACCTGATGGACGAAAAGCGCAAGCACAGCCGCGTTCTGTGGGTCAACCTACAGGAGGAGCTGCTTGTCGAAGCCAACGGGCAGATCTTCACCCCCAGGGAGCCCTCGCGCTTGGATCAGCACATTGCCGTCCCGGCGTCAGACCCGCTCGTCATTGAG AAGCTGGAGGCGTCCCTGAAGGACGAGATCTTGCGAGCCCAGAAGTGGTTGGAGGTGACTCTGGAGCAGGAGAAGCAGATGAAGATGTTCAAGAGCGTCCTGACGGCACAGGAGGTCTTGGTGCAGCACAAGAAGGCCACGCCAGCCCTCAGCTACAAGCGCGTCCCTCTGCCCGACTGCGCCGCCCCTCAAGAGGAG GATTTTGACAAGCTTCTGGACGCCATGAAGAGCTCGCTGGCCGAGGACTCGTGCTCGGCCTTCGTCTTCAACTGCTCCAACGGCAAAGGCAGGACCACCACGGCCATGGTGCTGTCCGTGCTCACTCTGTGGCACTTCAAC GGCTTTCCGGAGTTTCCCGAAGACGAAATCGTGAGTGTCCCTGATGCCAAGTACACCAAAGGGGAATTTCAG GTGGTGATGCAGCTGGTACGTCTACTCCCCGACGGCCACCGGATGAAGCGAGAGGTGGACATGGCCCTGGACTCAGTGTCTGAGACCATGACGCCCATGCACTACCACCTGAGAGAGATCATCGTCTGCACCTACAGACAG GTACaagaagggggtggggggaggctGCTTTTGCCTGAGGCCTTCCTCAAGCCTGCAATTCTGATACAGCGAGTACCTGCGGGAATTGAATACCGATGGCGAAAAAGAGGAATTTGCAGGCAGCAGTCCACTCTCCAGACCCTTTTGCTCTTTGTCCAGACATTGAAAATGCATCcatga
- the pald1a gene encoding paladin isoform X1 has protein sequence MPVEFQWAAPEWACAGRSVGHGRSMGTTASAAPPPSPLEGVLGNGMADGRPSLGMSPFHTAGVHNNKAKSIITNKVAPVLITYNCKQEFQIHDDIHKSNYKVGRLSDALPEHYLVQGEFFMVQDVYSKADVLSTTGSFGAPNFRRVKGLYPLYGMGQPSLNGFKRVLQMLQAQGHEEVVFVCVREEPVVFLHKGDDFVPYTPRRKENLHENLHGLEKEEPVEMLELTVRKELHDFAKLNENIYYVYNDIEYLKGEPQKMAITCEEDIHVTEEVYKRPVFTMPAYSYYRLPLPVEGAPMEEDFDAFVNILRESPGLSLQRDMPPAPPALLFSCQVGVGRTNLAMILGALAINRLQGNLRPPSPIVEPAEALPEARPVFRIIQSLVARLPNGQQILEEVDQAIELCSQMHNIKEAIYENKSKLEGLGDDYQIQGNSTKEYFLSRTRQSLERYFYLIVFNAYLHEQYPQAFVSNFSQWMCRHTWLYRLLARMDLSELSASPELVTRGARVLVAGEYLAPDVLSTAKEMKALNFRRVPKMPVYGMAQPTSEAAGAVLAHLMDEKRKHSRVLWVNLQEELLVEANGQIFTPREPSRLDQHIAVPASDPLVIEKLEASLKDEILRAQKWLEVTLEQEKQMKMFKSVLTAQEVLVQHKKATPALSYKRVPLPDCAAPQEEDFDKLLDAMKSSLAEDSCSAFVFNCSNGKGRTTTAMVLSVLTLWHFNGFPEFPEDEIVSVPDAKYTKGEFQVVMQLVRLLPDGHRMKREVDMALDSVSETMTPMHYHLREIIVCTYRQIKGGKSEKECHQLLLKSLQYLERYIYLILFNTYLHLEKKDSWQRSFELWMEQVASRAGVYDVLNRLSFCEFKSPPDRVSPAQLARLRWRWQQQNLRPELPFRGHFL, from the exons ATGCCGGTGGAATTTCAATGGGCCGCCCCTGAATGGGCCTGCGCTGGCAGGAGCGTCGG CCACGGGCGGAGCATGGGTACGACTGCCAGTGCAGCTccgccgccgtcgccgcttGAAGGTGTCCTCGGCAACGGGATGGCCGACGGCAGGCCGTCGCTCGGCATGAGCCCCTTTCACACCGCCGGCGTGCACAACAACAAGGCCAAGTCCATTATCACCAACAAGGTCGCACCCGTGCTCATCAC gTATAACTGCAAGCAGGAATTTCAGATTCACGATGACATCCACAAGAGCAACTACAAAGTGGGACGGCTATCGGACGCCCTGCCCGAGCATTACCTGGTGCAG GGTGAGTTCTTCATGGTGCAGGACGTGTACAGCAAAGCGGACGTCCTCAGCACGACTGGCTCCTTCGGAGCCCCCAACTTCCGGCGGGTGAAGGGATTGTACCCGCTCTACGGGATGGGTCAGCCCAGCCTGAACGGATTCAAGCGGGTCTTGCAGATGCTCCAAGCGCAAGGACACGAG gaggttgtttttgtctgcgtGCGAGAAGAGCCGGTGGTCTTCCTGCACAAGGGCGACGACTTTGTCCCGTACACTCCCAGGAGGAAGGAGAACCTCCATGAGAATCTCCACGGACTGGAAAAGGAGGAGCCGGTGGAAATGCTGGAGCTTACCGTCAGGAAGGAG CTGCACGACTTTGCCAAGCTGAATGAAAACATCTACTACGTTTACAACGACATTGAGTACCTGAAAGGCGAGCCTCAGAAGATGGCGATCACATGCGAGGAGGACATCCACGTGACGGAGGAGGTTTACAAGCGGCCCGTGTTCACCATGCCGGCCTACAG CTATTACAGACTACCGCTACCTGTCGAAGGAGCGCCTATGGAAGAAGACTTTGATGCTTTTGTCAACATCCTCAGG GAGAGTCCCGGCTTGTCCCTGCAACGCGACATGCCACCCGCGCCCCCCGCGCTGCTCTTCAGCTGCCAGGTGGGCGTCGGCCGCACCAACTTGGCCATGATCCTGGGCGCCCTGGCCATCAACCGCCTCCAGGGCAACTTGCGCCCCCCGTCTCC AATTGTGGAGCCGGCGGAGGCCCTTCCGGAGGCCAGACCTGTTTTCCGCATCATCCAGTCTCTGGTTGCCAGGCTGCCAAATGGACAGCAAATCCTTGAGGAG GTGGACCAGGCCATTGAGCTGTGTTCGCAAATGCACAACATCAAAGAAGCAATATACGAGAACAAAAGTAAACTGGAGGGCCTCGGAGATGATTATCAGATCCAG GGAAACAGCACCAAAGAGTACTTCCTCAGCAGAACCCGGCAGAGCTTGGAGCGCTACTTCTACCTGATTGTGTTTAACGCCTACCTCCACGAACAG TATCCCCAGGCCTTCGTGTCCAACTTCAGCCAGTGGATGTGCCGCCACACTTGGCTCTACCGCCTGCTGGCCCGGATGGACCTTTCTGAGCTATCGGCGTCGCCTGAGCTGGTCACCAGAGGAGCCCGTGTCTTG gTGGCCGGCGAGTATTTAGCACCCGACGTCCTGAGCACCGCCAAGGAGATGAAGGCGCTCAACTTCAGACGCGTGCCCAAGATGCCCGTGTACGGAATGGCGCAGCCCACGTCCGAG gCGGCTGGAGCCGTGCTGGCTCACCTGATGGACGAAAAGCGCAAGCACAGCCGCGTTCTGTGGGTCAACCTACAGGAGGAGCTGCTTGTCGAAGCCAACGGGCAGATCTTCACCCCCAGGGAGCCCTCGCGCTTGGATCAGCACATTGCCGTCCCGGCGTCAGACCCGCTCGTCATTGAG AAGCTGGAGGCGTCCCTGAAGGACGAGATCTTGCGAGCCCAGAAGTGGTTGGAGGTGACTCTGGAGCAGGAGAAGCAGATGAAGATGTTCAAGAGCGTCCTGACGGCACAGGAGGTCTTGGTGCAGCACAAGAAGGCCACGCCAGCCCTCAGCTACAAGCGCGTCCCTCTGCCCGACTGCGCCGCCCCTCAAGAGGAG GATTTTGACAAGCTTCTGGACGCCATGAAGAGCTCGCTGGCCGAGGACTCGTGCTCGGCCTTCGTCTTCAACTGCTCCAACGGCAAAGGCAGGACCACCACGGCCATGGTGCTGTCCGTGCTCACTCTGTGGCACTTCAAC GGCTTTCCGGAGTTTCCCGAAGACGAAATCGTGAGTGTCCCTGATGCCAAGTACACCAAAGGGGAATTTCAG GTGGTGATGCAGCTGGTACGTCTACTCCCCGACGGCCACCGGATGAAGCGAGAGGTGGACATGGCCCTGGACTCAGTGTCTGAGACCATGACGCCCATGCACTACCACCTGAGAGAGATCATCGTCTGCACCTACAGACAG ATCAAAGGTGGCAAATCGGAGAAGGAGTGCCATCAGCTCCTGCTGAAGAGCCTCCAGTATCTGGAGCGCTACATTTACCTCATCCTCTTCAACACTTACCTGCACCTGGAGAAGAAGGACTCCTGGCAGCGCTCCTTTGAGCTCTGGATGGAGCAG
- the pald1a gene encoding paladin isoform X2, with protein MGTTASAAPPPSPLEGVLGNGMADGRPSLGMSPFHTAGVHNNKAKSIITNKVAPVLITYNCKQEFQIHDDIHKSNYKVGRLSDALPEHYLVQGEFFMVQDVYSKADVLSTTGSFGAPNFRRVKGLYPLYGMGQPSLNGFKRVLQMLQAQGHEEVVFVCVREEPVVFLHKGDDFVPYTPRRKENLHENLHGLEKEEPVEMLELTVRKELHDFAKLNENIYYVYNDIEYLKGEPQKMAITCEEDIHVTEEVYKRPVFTMPAYSYYRLPLPVEGAPMEEDFDAFVNILRESPGLSLQRDMPPAPPALLFSCQVGVGRTNLAMILGALAINRLQGNLRPPSPIVEPAEALPEARPVFRIIQSLVARLPNGQQILEEVDQAIELCSQMHNIKEAIYENKSKLEGLGDDYQIQGNSTKEYFLSRTRQSLERYFYLIVFNAYLHEQYPQAFVSNFSQWMCRHTWLYRLLARMDLSELSASPELVTRGARVLVAGEYLAPDVLSTAKEMKALNFRRVPKMPVYGMAQPTSEAAGAVLAHLMDEKRKHSRVLWVNLQEELLVEANGQIFTPREPSRLDQHIAVPASDPLVIEKLEASLKDEILRAQKWLEVTLEQEKQMKMFKSVLTAQEVLVQHKKATPALSYKRVPLPDCAAPQEEDFDKLLDAMKSSLAEDSCSAFVFNCSNGKGRTTTAMVLSVLTLWHFNGFPEFPEDEIVSVPDAKYTKGEFQVVMQLVRLLPDGHRMKREVDMALDSVSETMTPMHYHLREIIVCTYRQIKGGKSEKECHQLLLKSLQYLERYIYLILFNTYLHLEKKDSWQRSFELWMEQVASRAGVYDVLNRLSFCEFKSPPDRVSPAQLARLRWRWQQQNLRPELPFRGHFL; from the exons ATGGGTACGACTGCCAGTGCAGCTccgccgccgtcgccgcttGAAGGTGTCCTCGGCAACGGGATGGCCGACGGCAGGCCGTCGCTCGGCATGAGCCCCTTTCACACCGCCGGCGTGCACAACAACAAGGCCAAGTCCATTATCACCAACAAGGTCGCACCCGTGCTCATCAC gTATAACTGCAAGCAGGAATTTCAGATTCACGATGACATCCACAAGAGCAACTACAAAGTGGGACGGCTATCGGACGCCCTGCCCGAGCATTACCTGGTGCAG GGTGAGTTCTTCATGGTGCAGGACGTGTACAGCAAAGCGGACGTCCTCAGCACGACTGGCTCCTTCGGAGCCCCCAACTTCCGGCGGGTGAAGGGATTGTACCCGCTCTACGGGATGGGTCAGCCCAGCCTGAACGGATTCAAGCGGGTCTTGCAGATGCTCCAAGCGCAAGGACACGAG gaggttgtttttgtctgcgtGCGAGAAGAGCCGGTGGTCTTCCTGCACAAGGGCGACGACTTTGTCCCGTACACTCCCAGGAGGAAGGAGAACCTCCATGAGAATCTCCACGGACTGGAAAAGGAGGAGCCGGTGGAAATGCTGGAGCTTACCGTCAGGAAGGAG CTGCACGACTTTGCCAAGCTGAATGAAAACATCTACTACGTTTACAACGACATTGAGTACCTGAAAGGCGAGCCTCAGAAGATGGCGATCACATGCGAGGAGGACATCCACGTGACGGAGGAGGTTTACAAGCGGCCCGTGTTCACCATGCCGGCCTACAG CTATTACAGACTACCGCTACCTGTCGAAGGAGCGCCTATGGAAGAAGACTTTGATGCTTTTGTCAACATCCTCAGG GAGAGTCCCGGCTTGTCCCTGCAACGCGACATGCCACCCGCGCCCCCCGCGCTGCTCTTCAGCTGCCAGGTGGGCGTCGGCCGCACCAACTTGGCCATGATCCTGGGCGCCCTGGCCATCAACCGCCTCCAGGGCAACTTGCGCCCCCCGTCTCC AATTGTGGAGCCGGCGGAGGCCCTTCCGGAGGCCAGACCTGTTTTCCGCATCATCCAGTCTCTGGTTGCCAGGCTGCCAAATGGACAGCAAATCCTTGAGGAG GTGGACCAGGCCATTGAGCTGTGTTCGCAAATGCACAACATCAAAGAAGCAATATACGAGAACAAAAGTAAACTGGAGGGCCTCGGAGATGATTATCAGATCCAG GGAAACAGCACCAAAGAGTACTTCCTCAGCAGAACCCGGCAGAGCTTGGAGCGCTACTTCTACCTGATTGTGTTTAACGCCTACCTCCACGAACAG TATCCCCAGGCCTTCGTGTCCAACTTCAGCCAGTGGATGTGCCGCCACACTTGGCTCTACCGCCTGCTGGCCCGGATGGACCTTTCTGAGCTATCGGCGTCGCCTGAGCTGGTCACCAGAGGAGCCCGTGTCTTG gTGGCCGGCGAGTATTTAGCACCCGACGTCCTGAGCACCGCCAAGGAGATGAAGGCGCTCAACTTCAGACGCGTGCCCAAGATGCCCGTGTACGGAATGGCGCAGCCCACGTCCGAG gCGGCTGGAGCCGTGCTGGCTCACCTGATGGACGAAAAGCGCAAGCACAGCCGCGTTCTGTGGGTCAACCTACAGGAGGAGCTGCTTGTCGAAGCCAACGGGCAGATCTTCACCCCCAGGGAGCCCTCGCGCTTGGATCAGCACATTGCCGTCCCGGCGTCAGACCCGCTCGTCATTGAG AAGCTGGAGGCGTCCCTGAAGGACGAGATCTTGCGAGCCCAGAAGTGGTTGGAGGTGACTCTGGAGCAGGAGAAGCAGATGAAGATGTTCAAGAGCGTCCTGACGGCACAGGAGGTCTTGGTGCAGCACAAGAAGGCCACGCCAGCCCTCAGCTACAAGCGCGTCCCTCTGCCCGACTGCGCCGCCCCTCAAGAGGAG GATTTTGACAAGCTTCTGGACGCCATGAAGAGCTCGCTGGCCGAGGACTCGTGCTCGGCCTTCGTCTTCAACTGCTCCAACGGCAAAGGCAGGACCACCACGGCCATGGTGCTGTCCGTGCTCACTCTGTGGCACTTCAAC GGCTTTCCGGAGTTTCCCGAAGACGAAATCGTGAGTGTCCCTGATGCCAAGTACACCAAAGGGGAATTTCAG GTGGTGATGCAGCTGGTACGTCTACTCCCCGACGGCCACCGGATGAAGCGAGAGGTGGACATGGCCCTGGACTCAGTGTCTGAGACCATGACGCCCATGCACTACCACCTGAGAGAGATCATCGTCTGCACCTACAGACAG ATCAAAGGTGGCAAATCGGAGAAGGAGTGCCATCAGCTCCTGCTGAAGAGCCTCCAGTATCTGGAGCGCTACATTTACCTCATCCTCTTCAACACTTACCTGCACCTGGAGAAGAAGGACTCCTGGCAGCGCTCCTTTGAGCTCTGGATGGAGCAG